The following DNA comes from Triticum aestivum cultivar Chinese Spring chromosome 3D, IWGSC CS RefSeq v2.1, whole genome shotgun sequence.
TACGGTATGTGACGATGCGCGCCTACCATGCAGTGTCCACACTAAGGCATGCCTGGGCGATGCGGCCGCCGGCGCGCGGGCGCGACCTCAAGTACACCGCGACCCAATTTCTATCTCTCGCAGACAACATGTCTTTGTACCTCCTCTCGTCAGTCGTGGCCTCATCGCGCCCCAGAGGCTGGTGAATGTTTCTGATGAAAGGGACACCAGGTTCGTATTTATAGAAAGCCTAGATCACCAGAACAATCGAACAAAGCAGCGTTCAGAACCAACAACGAAACCGGCACCATGGCGCCTGGAACCATCGATAAAAGCAACGACAACACGTGTCAAATCCTCACAAGCAAATTTGGATAACCCCATGGCGTGCGAAACGAAAGATCCAACACATAACCAAAAAAGAAAATCTAGAGGCGCCCTTGCAAGTCGTGAGAAAAAAAAATGTATCTAAGCCACTGCGCATGCATGCACATCGCAACCAGGATCACCCCATGCAGCGCTACACAGCGAGTCATAGTTGGTGGCTGTTCCTGGACATGCGTGATGATGTTTCTGTTACGCTCGTTGTTCGCAGCAAGTGGTAGTCTTCTTATACTTACTCTCGAAAAAAGAAGACGTAGTCAAATCAACTGCATATAGACAAATTACAAAAGGAATGTCTATATCCCGCGAAATTGCTAGAACCACCCCAAAATGTACCCTGCTAAATTAGGAAAGTTACTAAAATTGCCAAGTGCACCCATAATTGCACCGCGCCGTATCCCAAACAAATACGAGTGGTCCACTCCTGATTGGCTGATTTCTCATCTAAAAAAACTCAAAAAACCCTCAGAACAGATGTCTAGTGAGAAATAGTGCGCTGGGTATCCAGTCATGTAAGATTCGTAAAGTTCAAATGGATACGACACTGTAAATTATGTATATCTTTTTTCTACTAGTACTATCTTTCacaaatcctgcgaatcaaataaATCAGTAATATACATCCGCAAGATCGTGCGTTGCACGGGCACTGGTTGCTTCACCAAAAAAAGGGATTATTGAACCGTTGGACATACGGAGGGCTGCAGATCGATCGACCGGTTACTCGGGTGGAAACGAGGTCTAAGTTGTCAGCCAGAGGCAAACAGCTTGGGAGCCAGGTCGAGCAGGGCGTCGAGCGCCTCGGGCTTGAACTTGCGCGCGAACACGGCGCACACCTCCGCCACCCCGCCGTTGTAGTAGCAGTCGCCGTAGCCCCGCCTCATCTCCTCGAAGAGCTCCTCCGTGATCTCGCTGCCGTTGTGGCTCTTGGGGTGCTGCCCCACCGGGTGCCGCCAGTCAGAGTAGGTGACGGTCCGGTTGGAGTTCCGGGCGCCCCAGCCGAGCACGCTCGCCAGCGTCATGGGATAGTGCTCCTCCAGGTTGCGGACGCCGTGCTTGCCGTTCCGGAACACCGGGCCGTAGTAGGTCTCGTCGGAGACGACCTCGAGAGCGAACGCGCGGTCCATCTCGAACCACTGTGCGCCCTTGCGCCACTGCGCCAGGCTGATGTTGCGCTCGGCGAAGAATTCCCGGTGCCGCGCGCGCCCGTCCCGGCGGTCGAAGCTGTCGACGAAGCTGGTGTTGGATCCGGTGAGGTAGGCGTACAGGGCGGGGAAGCCGAGGATGGGGATGCACGACTCGGACAGCAGCGCGAACCGCGCGTTGGCGACGTCCAGCAGCGCGTTCCCCAGCAGCCGCCGCTCCGCGTCCATCAGGTTTATGTTTCCCCAGCTCGTTCTCTGCATGCATGCATTCCATAGTTATAAATAGCACGGCCTTTTACGGGAAGATCTTTTGCGCGTGCTATTTAAAATGTTTATTCATGTGTTTGGATCAAAATTTCTTAACGCAAGACCTCTGGTAAACACAAAAGGATTTGCATGCACACCTACGGCTACCAAGGTCGTTGGCTGAGGTCGACGAGGACGACAATTATTGGAATGTTAGCTGCGTACCTGGCTCGGGATGATACGGCCGTAGAACGGGGAGTCCGGCGGCGCCGAGCCGGTGTAGTCGGGGCTGGTGTGCACGTAGATGGAGTAGAGCCCCTCGTGGCCCTCGAAGAACTTGTCCCACAGGGGACGCAGCGGCACGTCCCCCCTCACCAGGAACAGGAAGGCCACCTTGGGCACGATCCCGTGCTTGGGCGTGCTCTTGATCCTCGGCACCATGGACGCCCTCCAGAGCAGCTCCTCGTCGGTCATGTTGTGCATGGCGCCGCTGCCACTCTCCATTCTCCGTCTCTCCAAtgacgccggcggcggcggggtcggctcgGGAGGGGGCAACGACGGCGGCAGGATGCATGGCACCGCTTCCGGCGTTGTCGGTGGCGTTTGCAGCCGAGAGGCAGGCAGCATCAATGGCGACAGGAAGTTGTGGACGTAGAAGTTCTCGAAGGTGACGTTGGAGACCAAGCCTAGCACGTATGCCAAGCAGAAGACGAGCAGCATAGGCACCACGTTCACGCGGCCGCTGCCGGCCGCCATGGGCTTCTTCATGGCCTAATCGCTAGGCTTCGAGCATGCGTGTAAGCTACCGAGAAGTTGATGCTCCTTCCAGTTGGCTATGCTTCGAACGATTAGACCACTAGTACTGCGCTGACATGCGACGTTGAATTCAGCCTTGGTTTATATGCATGTTAGTACTAGCTTGCTCTTGAAAAAGGTGATAGCTTAAAATCGACTAAACACGAAGATTTGCGCAATTGGACTGTTTGGTTTGGAGGATTAGGGGGTGAAGGGGCCCACCCCACGAAaatccaggggggggggggggggggggaggtttagTTAGGAAGTTTAGGTAACCTTTCGTAGTATGTTTCGTAGATGTAGCATTATTGCTTGCACAGTACTAAAACGACAAATTTCTTGAAAATGGCTCGTGCAAGTCTGAAAAGGTTCTCAAATTGGAGCACGATTCTGCTTCAACTTCGAGCTCGAAGGTACGGAGTATGCATGATTATCAATCGGATGTTAGCAACAGCACATTTTGCAAATCCTTCAAGAATTAAAACCGAGATCATTATAACCGGGATCATTTTGCGCCTGTTTGCTATAAAGGCGCGTTAGTTTTCTGCACATCATTATAACCGAGGTCGGATGTTGCTTAATCGTGACACATTTTATAGCACAAGGTCAATAGCTAGATGAAACTTGGAAGCAAGACAAGCAAACAACGAGGAGACGGAAGATCACGGCAAAGGAGACGTGCAAGTAAATTGCGGGACTGGCTATCCCTAGTTGACTAAATATATCTTGGCTACTAGTCAATCCTCTCTATCGAACCAGGCCATCCAAATCGTACACCCCCAAAAAGCTAAAAACAACAAGGAGCTCTGACTACTAATTGAGCAGAAAAGAACCGATAAAGTTCATAGGCAAACCTCATTCATCATCAACATCGGAAAcctcttgatgcggagcatcctacgatcatccccatggacctatcatcatctcatcaagagccaagaggacctatgacacgagcacgagttagagctctcgagaacgaggtgacttccttccttagtgatatcacatatgatccactcgagacatggctactacctaagtccgatatgttatgcatgattaggtgtcaagaggaacctcccgaggatgcacgtgaagacggacaagccaccaagttcacggatgaagagaaccaccggaaggagaagaagacagctccagggcccgtacatccggccccagccccggacatccggccgctggagacatcaacaacagcagcagcccagccagCGAAGtactacagggcccggacatccggccccatgccccggacatccggctccttcGGAAGCCCCGAAAATCCGGCCTctcgcccggacatccgaccccgcctatccagagactacagaagtttgcacagccagcccggacatccggcccctcctgaagccccggacatccggcccgacgcccgaacatccggctccgtctgtctgcgcacagtaaagggccgaagcccatgtaccccttcgccccctagactatatatactccatccccttcctctttctagggttagcattggtttagctcatagttgagatagagctttgctcatccattacgactcctcctcgagagagactgcggcccctcttcggagaagatcaccttggattcaagaccccctcttgggtggcccccatcaagacctcctcacggagaagaaccggttaccgtttgtatcgtccgttgttgactttggatcttgtatcttacctttgtgttcatcgatctagcgcatgtgtgatctattcttgttggttgagtgatttctctcatgtttccctcgtgttttcccctcgtgttcatcacgttcttcgtagggatccgctcctttcgtgaaagatcggccacctagggttccaccctacatcatcttggtatcatgagccacgttgatcacgatttcggagccccctctctttgttttctagcttgattttgttgtttttcgtcctaattcaaaaattgccccacaaaaatagccccaattttttttgtgatttgttggtgtgatgaagttttgttggatttgatccgcggatttcgtgtgttgtaCGTAGAtttagcttttccccatcttttccccaatttccatccacaaaatcttccgaattttgccccggatttgacctctccacgcggtgttcttcgtgttcgtccacggatcccgagcccggacatccggcccgccccggacatccggccatcagcccggacatccggcccctgacagcaaaatttccatcctccactccgtttTCCGCCTAACCCTCGCCAAATTTTgtcccggtgcccacatacacttccgcataccaccaccaccacttccgcatagcaccaccatagcccttcccgctaccaactccgatAATTTTTGAtccgttttgctttgagaatttgagttgtggttttcgtgtcctattgtgtttcggctatctaggtacggttcggcatcaacatcaccaccgctcatcttcgccaaggactactacgaacggctacatcactttggtatcgtgatatcatcatactctcttgcatttgcattgataaccccatggccttacttttgcgtagcttacccatcgagactagcctttgagtattgccggcaacgtgacttgtgcacattagtgatcatacttcccataacatacataccatatcatagtggtgcatatcttggtatcatctgttgtgtcacaaagttgtcttcgcatacacaattgctatcttggttcgtgaagcattgcatgagaaaagagctcaaacaacaaagagccaaacaagcttttaagcaaaagggaaagataagcaaagagcttataagcaagaaccatagcatcatacaacattaagattgtcatactcgatcagcTTGGATCAAAAGCATAGAAACATCaaacatatagcatacttgggatagaagtcgttgcattttttcttagtaggttgtgcacaagttcgtatccgcctattgtgcaatcgtgctagcgtctctctagtgttgtgcaacaagagcatcttagtggattccacattttggctcatccttggttgcccaaccccacttatctatttgcgtgtgtgtttccgtgtaccatatctagCTATTGGTCTacctgttgcatttgcaaatttgtgaatcttttccaacattattgagtctcacttacaattgcatcaaattttgtgccaccatcctaaccaagctccaccataagcttttacttgtataggtgtgagaaccgacaagaattggtaccaattgtgctatttccttgctacacattggagtgatctttgatccattttcaacatcggtcaaggtacatctggtattggttcttctctttctcccactcacatatctttgtttggaatgatggataggccaagtacttctaccaacccactcttcttggagcaagacgacgacatgtcatcctacgtcaccaagactcaactatttagtgcacatcgggctttgcatcaagaacaacttgctttgggcgaccgcatcggcaatctcgccaccgacctacgacaatccgagcaacgtacaagagactacttcgacacatccatgagttccctcaaagaagatatccaaaccatgatggtccgctcttctacaacttcgtactcgtcaagacggagccgctcaagtcgtcaCTCAAAGACAccctctccggttcaagtacaccaacatcgaacactcttcgtcgtgccgcgcgtcaagaccgtcaagctaaccgcaatcctctacacgacaccgactctcaagagcatcgacatcgtcaaaaccaagctgctttcgcacaagcacaagaacggcaacgccaacgacaacaagaacaagaggagcgagcgcgacaacatcaagatgcacaagacgccgaggcgcaacgtcaagaacaacaactacgtgaagctcaagcacttgaggcgcaacgtgcccttcaagattcaagtcgtgccgtagccaatcgaggccgacaagatcgactacatcaagaagcacttcgcgacgaagctcaagaaaggatttacgaagcacgtgtgcatcgacaagctccttGACAAGATCGACAAgttcctcgtcaagatcgacaagctcctcctcaagcgagacaagaacgtcaagtccatcgagagcaacatgaggtcgacaaccctcctcgccaagagcaacatgaggaagacaaccctcctcgccaagagcaacatgagattgtcaatcctcaacgacatgggcttcatcatccccgaccccaacacaatgaagagcaacgatatggcaagctaaagttcaccatgcccaagtttaccggaagcaatgaccccgaagagtacatatcatgagcattgaaggttgacaaaatcttccgcttgcacaactacgaagaagagaagaagatcacaatggcatccctcgaattccaagactacgtcctcatttggtgggaacaagtcattgagcgccgagcggcaagaggtgaactACCCATCACcaattgggcacaaatgaaggatgtcatgagagcacgattcgtgccaaactactacaaccgcgacctcttcaagaaactccaacaactcaagcaaggaaccaagagcgttgaagagcactacaaggaaatggagattgccatgatacgagccaatgtcaaagaagatgatgagcaaactatggcgcgtttcttgaatggactcaatcaccctatcaagaagattgccgacttccaacaatactcgaacctcatcgagctagtgcatcaagctaccaaagcggaacggcaagtacaagacgacttcaagtatgccaagttctcatccaagtcctatggcctctccaacaatcaagcttggACGACTCCCACTACAAGCatcggcgacaagtcaagttacaagaaagcttcgacaagctcaagtcgtcctcctacaaGCAACTCcaagaaagcttcatcatcatctaccccaaccgatgagaccatcaagacgagttacatcaaatgtttcacatgcggaggacgaggccacaagtccttcgagtgcacaaacaagcgcaccatgatcctcaacgacgacggaacctatgactccatgagtgaaggagaaatggaagcccttgagcaagtggccatgcaccgacaagtgaacaatgaagaagaagatgatcacatcttttgtgacgaagactcaagtcccgctcttgttgtcaccaaggtcttgactcttcaacatcaacaagacgaagatcaaagatgccatatcttccacacaaaggccggcatcaatggacggtccgtcaaggtcatcatcgatggagggagttgccataacttagcaagtgaggaactatgctccaaactccaattggtcaagatgaagcaccctcacccctacaaggttcgatggctaagcgacaccggcatcatccaagtcgagcatagagtacaagtctctttcaagatcggcgcctatgaagacactttggagtgtgatgtccttccgatgaccgtgtgccacctcctgttggggaacgtagcagaaattcaaaattttctacgcatcaccaagatcaatctatggagtaatctagcaacgaggggaaggggagtgcatctacatacccttgtagatcgcgatgcggaagcgttgcaagaacgcggatgaaggagtcgtactcatagcgattcagatcgcggttgattccgatctaagcaccgaagaacggtgcctccgcgttcaacacacctgcagcccggtgacgtctcccacgccttgatccagcaaggagagagggagaggttggggaagactccatccagcagcagcacgacggcgtgttggtgatggaggagcgtggcaatcctgcagggcttcgccaagcaccgcgggagaggaggaggaagaggggtagggctgcgctatGAGAGAGATGTGTTCTCatctgtatggcagccccaaaaccccaatatatataggaagggggagggctgcgcccccatctagggtccccccccccaaggggtgcggccagccctagatggggcttgggggcggccaaggggggagagaaggggggcgccccgctagatgggccttaggcccatctgagccaaGGGTTCCCCCCCTTTCCtccgccctgggcctcttgtgggggggcgcaccagcccacctggggctggtccccttccacacttggcccatgcagccctctgaggcctgtggccccacctggtggacccccgggcccctcccggtggtcccggtacgttaccgatagcacccgaaacttttccggtgaccaaaacaggactttccatatacaaatctttacctccggaccattccggaactcctcgtgacgtctgggatctcatccgggactccgaacaacattcggtaacca
Coding sequences within:
- the LOC123073812 gene encoding glycosyltransferase BC10, producing the protein MKKPMAAGSGRVNVVPMLLVFCLAYVLGLVSNVTFENFYVHNFLSPLMLPASRLQTPPTTPEAVPCILPPSLPPPEPTPPPPASLERRRMESGSGAMHNMTDEELLWRASMVPRIKSTPKHGIVPKVAFLFLVRGDVPLRPLWDKFFEGHEGLYSIYVHTSPDYTGSAPPDSPFYGRIIPSQRTSWGNINLMDAERRLLGNALLDVANARFALLSESCIPILGFPALYAYLTGSNTSFVDSFDRRDGRARHREFFAERNISLAQWRKGAQWFEMDRAFALEVVSDETYYGPVFRNGKHGVRNLEEHYPMTLASVLGWGARNSNRTVTYSDWRHPVGQHPKSHNGSEITEELFEEMRRGYGDCYYNGGVAEVCAVFARKFKPEALDALLDLAPKLFASG